In Bradyrhizobium guangxiense, one DNA window encodes the following:
- a CDS encoding IclR family transcriptional regulator, with protein sequence MKHGTEPNNDLDPNHGAATAIKDMARKKNLRSDPKKAKGLPAGGRLRSKGMPLREREDGEEAGNGIRAMLVGLSMLQAIAKERRPLPLKDVATVSGLSPSRAHRYLSSLLAAGFMEQDVRSGHYALGQAVVELGLVALGQLDHIRIGVDALVAFSEETGFDGHLSVWGSFGPTVVRWQSGRLGYHFRIDEGRVLPLLWSATGRVLMAYREGGEIAPLVKQELAVWNRENPEQQIRRQDVTRMCAAVREFGLSASVPSQQRNGLLDPVFPTVIRLGLETTAAPIFDHRGRVPMALTFFGSVHGSSINSEPALQKKLRAAAQAASRRLGGLAEPPT encoded by the coding sequence ACATGGCCCGAAAAAAGAACCTCCGCTCGGATCCGAAAAAAGCTAAGGGCCTTCCAGCTGGCGGCAGGCTCCGGTCAAAGGGAATGCCGCTGCGTGAACGGGAGGACGGGGAAGAGGCCGGCAACGGCATCCGTGCCATGCTCGTTGGTCTATCAATGCTACAGGCGATCGCGAAGGAGCGCCGGCCGCTTCCGCTTAAGGATGTTGCCACCGTCAGCGGACTCAGCCCGAGCCGGGCTCATAGGTATTTGTCAAGCCTGCTCGCGGCGGGCTTTATGGAGCAGGACGTCAGATCAGGCCATTACGCTTTGGGGCAAGCCGTTGTCGAATTAGGATTGGTTGCCCTCGGTCAATTGGATCACATTCGGATCGGCGTGGATGCGCTCGTCGCCTTCAGTGAGGAGACCGGCTTTGACGGACATCTCTCCGTTTGGGGCTCATTTGGTCCGACGGTGGTGCGTTGGCAATCCGGACGCTTGGGCTATCATTTCCGGATCGACGAAGGCCGCGTGCTCCCGCTCTTATGGTCGGCAACCGGGCGCGTGCTCATGGCCTATCGCGAGGGAGGGGAAATTGCCCCGCTGGTGAAGCAAGAGCTTGCCGTGTGGAATCGCGAGAACCCCGAACAGCAGATTCGGCGCCAGGACGTGACGCGCATGTGTGCGGCGGTTCGCGAGTTCGGTCTCTCAGCATCGGTTCCATCGCAGCAACGCAATGGTCTGCTCGACCCCGTATTTCCCACAGTCATCAGACTAGGATTGGAAACCACAGCAGCGCCGATTTTCGATCATCGCGGCCGTGTGCCAATGGCCCTCACGTTTTTTGGGTCAGTCCATGGTTCGTCCATCAATAGCGAACCTGCACTTCAAAAGAAGCTCCGCGCCGCCGCGCAAGCAGCTTCGCGGCGCCTGGGCGGCCTAGCCGAGCCGCCAACTTAG